TAACGCTTGTATCACTAATGAGTTTTTGATAGTTAACATCAGTTTTAAATACTATATTATTCATTTTTCACACTCTAAAGGCACTGCCAAGTACCTCTTTGTTTTTTCGCTCATACATCTTTATAAGCTCGTCGCGCGCTGGTCCCAAATATTTTCTTGGGTCAAACTCGGATGGATTTTTCGCAAAAAATTCCCTTATTTTTGCTGTCATTACAAGCCTACCATCTGTATCAATATTTATTTTGCACACAGCCGATTTTGCAGCTTTTCTCAATTGATCTTCGCTTACACCTATTGCATCTTCTAATTTGCCACCATAAGCATTAATCATATCAACATACTCTTTCAACACACTTGAAGCCCCATGAAGCACAATTGGAAAACCAGGAATGCGCTTTTCTATTTCTTCTAAAATATCAAACCTCAAAGGCGGTGGTTCTTTACCTTTTTCTACTTTAAACTTGTATGCGCCATGGCTTGTGCCTATAGCTATTGCAAGTGAGTCAACTCCAGTTTTTTTGACAAAATCTTCAACATCATCAGGATTTGTATAAATATGCCTGTCAGATGACACATCTTCTTCTATGCCAGCCAATACACCAAGCTCACCTTCTACACTTACATCATACTTATGAGCGTAATCTACCACCTGTTTTGTAATAGCAACGTTTTCTTCATAAGGAAGGTGAGAACCGTCTATCATAACAGACGAAAAACCAAAATCTATACAGCTTTTGCACAATTCAAAACTATCACCATGATCTAAATGCAGACAAATTGGTATTTCTTTTAAATTTTTAGATGCTGCAAGCTCTTTTGCAAACTCAACAGCACCTTGACCCATCCATCTCAAAAGCGTTTGATTGGCATAATTTCTAGCACCTTTTGACACCTGCAAAATTACAGGTGATTGTGTATTTACGCATGCTGTAATAATTGCCTGCAATTGCTCCATATTGTTAAAATTGTAAGCAGGTACCGCATAGCCACCTTCAAAAGCTTTTTTAAACATATCTTTTGTGTTTACAAAACCAAGCTCACTGTAGTGAACCATAATTTCACCTCCAGCTTTATTGTTTTTCTTTTTGCAGGTTTTCAATACGCATCTTTTCCATCGTAAGCTTTAATAAATCATCTTTATGAACAAACTCAACTACTTTTGGCAAACGATAATTTGAAACATTTTCACATGCTATAATGTGTATATTTGAGTTGTCATTGTGGTCACATATATTAAAAAAATTTTGTGTAAAGTATATAAGGTTACTTTCATAAAGCAAAATGCTGTCTTTTTTTGGTATATTTAATTTTTCTAAATCTGCATTTGTAAATTTTGCTCCACTCATATAATCTTTTACATACAAATCATTGCCATTTATATATATACCATAGAGCGCAAAACCCAACGGGCTTGCAATGTCAATTGTCGAATTTGTAGGCGATATTCTAAAAAATCCATCAATGTTTCTTACCTTTGTTTTGGCTTTAAAAATACCTGTTGCAGCTGTTGGAATCTGGGCAGTACTTTCCTGTGGTTTTGGGATGCTTGCACAAGAACTCAAAAAAAATACAAATGAAAAAAGCAACAATAAAAATTTCATATAACTTCCTTTATTCAAAACTTATTGGATAATGCCCGCTAAAACAAGCAAAGCAATACCCGCTTTCGCCTACTATTGATTTTAAATCTTCAAGTGATATGTAGGCTATGGAATCAGCTGTAGCGTACTTTGTAATTTCTTCAATTGTATGGCTTGACGCAATAAGCTCGGTTTTGGTCGGTGTATCAATACCATAAAAGCAAGGATGCGTAACAGGTGGACTTGCTATGCGCAAATGCACTTCTTTGGCACCAGCATTTCTTATCATTTTAACAATACGCCTGCTTGTTGTGCCTCTTACAATAGAATCATCCACAACAACAACCCGTTTATTTTCCAAAACATCACGGGATGGATTCAATTTTAATTTAACGCCAAAATGCCTTATAGAATCTGTAGGCTCTATAAATGTTCTACCTACATAATGGTTTCTTATAATACCCATCTCAAATGGCAAGCCAGAAGCTTGAGCATATCCAATTGCTGCTGGCATGCCAGAATCTGGTACAGCTATTACTATATCAGCATCTACACCTGAAGTTAAAGCAAGTTTTTGACCTATTTTTTTTCTAATTTCATATACATGATTATCCCACAGGTAAGAATCAGGTCTTGCAAAGTATATGTGTTCAAAAACACACCTATAAGAATTCTCTTTTTTAAAAGGCTTAAACGAATTTACACCATATTTATCTACCTTAACTATCTCACCACTTTCAAGCTCTCTGATGAATTTTGCGCCAATTAAATCAAATGCACATGTTTCGCTTGCAAAACAATACGAATCGTTTAATTCACCTATTGCTAAAGGTCTAAAACCCCATGGATCTTTTACAGCATACAAAATATCATTAAATAAAATCACAAGCGAAAAAGCGCCTTTTAGCTGACTTAAAGCACCAATTAGCCTTTCGTCAAAAGAACCTTTCTGCCTTGCTATTAAATGAATAATAACTTCTGTATCGCTATTTGAGCTAAATATAGCACCATCACTTATGAGTTTGTTTTTTATGTTTTGTGCATTGGTTATATTTCCATTATGAGCAATGGCAATATCTCCTAAATCAAAACTTGCAGTCAAGGGCTGTAAGTTTACTAAAGAAGAATCACCGCTTGTTGAGTAACGGGCATGGCCTATGCCAATATCGCCTTTTAAATTTTCTATATCTGCTTTATCAAAAGCTTCCAATACAAGTCCACGCGAACGCTTTTTATAAAAAACACCATTATGCCTTGTTACAATCCCACAACCCTCCTGGCCTCTGTGCTGCAGGGCATGCAAACCCAAATACACATAATTTGACGCTTCTTTTATATTGTATATACCAAAAACTGCGCAATGCTCTCTTAGTTTATCAAATGGGGCTCTCATTTAGATTTTATTCCAAGCACGTCATTCATATCGTAAAAGCCAGGCAATTTATCAACTACCCAGGAAGCTGCCTTGAGAGCACCTTTTGCAAATACATCGCGTGAAGATGCTTTATGTGTAATTTCTATACGTTCTGCATCGCCTGCAAAAATAACAGTATGCTCACCTACTACATCACCGCCACGAAGAGCCATTATGCCTATTTCGTTTTTTGCCCTTGGTGCTTCGCCCACTCTTGAGAATCTTGCATTTTGCTCAAAACTTATGCCCAGACCTTCTGCTACCATATGAGCCAACTTTAAAGCAGTCCCACTTGGAGCGTCTTTTTTTGCTCTATGATGCATTTCTACAATCTCTACATCAAAATCACTGCCCAAATACCGAGCTGTTTCTTTTACAATTTCAAACAGTATATTTACGCCTAAGCTCATATTTGGTGCCATAACTATAGGGCACATTACAGATAGCTTTTTTATTTGCTCAATAGAGTCAGTATCACAACCTGTGGTGCCAATTACAATTGATTTTTTATTTTCACATGCACACCTTACATTTTCAAGTGTGGCTTTACAATTTGTAAAATCAATAACACAGTCACCTTGATCTATACAATCTGATAATTTTTCGCTAACTTTTACATTTATTGGAGAAATACCCAATAGACTGCCTATATCTTTTCCTACACAATCGGTGTTTGCTTCGGTTGCCCCAACAAGTTTAAATTTGTCAGTCTGAATAGCAAGTGTTGCAATGCGTCTGCCCATTTTGCCACACACGCCACAAACTATTAAATTAATCATAGTTTATCCACCCAAAAATTCGTATTCTTTTAACATAGCTTTTAGTTTTTCTTTGTTTGCATTTGACATTTTGCACAATGGCAATCTAAATTCTTCTTCTACAAGACCCATAAGTGCTACAGCTGTTTTAACAGGTATAGGATTGGTTTCAATAAACATCATCTGGTGAAGAGGGTACATTTTATGGTGTAGCGTTTTGGCTTTTTCAAGATCGCCTGACACAAATGCATCGTATTGCTCGCTAACCATTGCGGGTGCTACATTTGATGTAACAGAAATTATGCCAGAACCACCTATAGATAGCATGGGTAGTGTTAAAAAATCATCGCCACTTACCACGCTAAAGCCTTCTTTTGCTTTTTCAAGAATTTCTGAAACCTGGTTTAGCGAGCCGCTTGCTTCTTTTATGCCAATAATATTGTCAATTTCGCTAAGCCTTGCCACCGTATCTGGCAATATGTTAACCGATGTCCTTCCTGGCACATTGTATATAACAACTCCTATATCAACAGCATCTGCTATTGCTTTATAGTGCTGATATAATCCTTCCTGTGTAGGTTTATTATAATATGGCGTTACAGATAAAATTGCATCAGCGCCCAAACTTTGAGCTAATTTTGCCATTTCAATAACTTTTTTTGTATTATTGCTACCAGCACCAGCAAGAACACCTACCTGACCTTTGCATTCTTCAACGCATGAGCCAACAACTTTTTCATATTCATTTAAATCCAGTGTTACAGCTTCTCCTGTAGTACCACATGGTACAATACAATCAATACCATTTTCAATTTGCCTTTTAATTAAATTCCTAAATGATACCTCATCAAACTTGCCATTTTTGAATGGAGTTACAATAGCCGTCATAGCACCTTTTAATTCAAACATATACAACCCCCTTTATTTTAATAATCCCACGCTTCGTCGATCATGGTACCCACAAAACTAAGCATGCTATCACCTTCTAAAAATACCATGTCTATGGGCTCACTGGATTTGGCGTCTTTTATTTGAAAATACACTTTAAGAATTTTCCCAGAACGAGTTCTAACCTCAACGGGCGATATTGCTTTGTTTGTAAGTCCACTAATTAAACTTGAAGCAGTTGCGCCTGTGCCACAAGCTAAAGTTTCTGCTTCTACGCCACGTTCATATGTTCGAATTGTAATCGTATTATCATCTAAAACCTTTACAAAGTTAACATTTGTGCCTGCTGGAGCAAAAATTTCATGATAACGATACTTTGCGCCAAGTTTCGCTACATCTACAGCTTCTATATCATCAACAAATATCACAAGGTGGGGCACACCTGTATTTATAAAATACATTGTTTGGTTATCCAGCTCAACTGTTTTATAATCTGTAGGTCTGGTAAGCTGTACTTTGACTGTATTTATACCTACGATTTCACCATAAATCTTGCCAGCACCTGTTAAAAATGTAGTTTTTGTATCACTTATTATACCTTTTAAATAGGCGAAACGTACAGCACATCTTGAACCATTACCGCACATTGATGCAATGGAGCCATCACTATTATAAAACTGCCATGCAAAATCGCAATCTGGCTCATCTGTATTTTCTATTAGGATAACACCATCTGCACCTATGGATAAACCTCTTTTACAAATGCGCTTAACAAATTCTTCTGTTTTTAAACCGATATTTTCTACAACATGCTCTCTATTGTCTATTAAAATAAAATCATTACCTGAGCCGTTCATCTTAAAAAATTCAATTTTTCGCATTAAATAGTTTCCCCTCTAATTAAATCTTCGAATGTTTCTCTTGCTCTTACTAGTTTTACTTTATCTTTATCTACTAAAACTTCAGCTGGTTTACAACGTGAATTGTAATTACTTGCCATTGTAAAACCATATGCTCCACTGCTAAATATACTAACTAAATCGTTTCTTTCAAGGCTATCTATTTCTCTTGATCTGGCAAAAAAATCACCGCTTTCACAAATTGGACCTACAATATCAGCTGTGATTTTTTGGGCATTCTTTTTTACTACAGGTTCGATTTTGTGGTATGCATCGTACAAACTTGGTCTAATAAGATCATTCATTGCACCATCTACAATGATAAAATTTTTACCTTCATTTTGTTTTCTATACAGGACTTTTGTAACAAATATGCCGCCATTTGCAACTAAAAACCTGCCAGGCTCCAATACAATCAAACTATCCGGAAAATCTTTAAATGCTTCATTGATAAAATTTGCATACTGGTCCAAATCCGGTTCTTTTTCGTTTTCATAAACTACACCAAGTCCACCACCTATATCTATAATATCAAGTTTTATACCCAAAGAAAGTAACTCTCTCATAATATGCGCTACTTTTACTTGCGCTTCAAAAAATGGAGATACATCTGTAAGCTGGCTTCCAATATGGAATTGAATGCCTTTAATACTAATATGCTTCATTTGGGAAGCTTTCTTGTATGCATCTACAATTTGTGTGTGTGATATGCCAAACTTATTTTTCTTTAAACCTGTAGATATATATGGATGAGTTTTTGGATCAACATTTGGGTTTACTCTAAAAGAAACCGGTGCAGTCTTGTTTAGCAAACAAGCAACTTTTTCTATTTCTTCTAATTCTTCAAATGATTCAATATTAAACATTAAAATGTTATTTTCAAGAGCATATTTTATTTCATCTGGCGTTTTGCCAACACCGCTAAATACGATTTTTGTCGTATCAAGACCGGCCTTTTTTGCCCTAAAAATCTCTCCAGCAGATACCACATCTGCACCTGCGCCTAATTTTGCAAATGTGTTTATAACGGCTAAATTGCTGTTTGCTTTAAGCGCAAAGCATATTAAGTGCCTTCTTGAAATTTTTTCATCAAGTTTTTTATATTGAGTTTCAAAATGACTTTTACTGTAAATATAAAGTGGTGTTTTAAACTCTAAAGCAATGTCTGCTACCTTAATATCTTCTACATAAAGCTCGTTATTTTTGTAATAAAACATCAATACCCCCTTATTTAGCCTTAAGTATTATTTTAATTAATATTACTTAATTTGCAAGAAAAATTTATGCAAGACTTGACAAAGTAAAGCTAAAGCTTTATGTATTTGAATATGAAAATCCTGCATTTAGATACACAAAAAGGCTTTAGAGGCGGCGAGCAGCAGCTAATATACCTAGCAGAAGGCTTAAGAGAGCTTGGTATAGATTCTATTATTGCCGCTAAGGATGAGCTATACAAAAAAGCAGGCGCAATGGGTTTTGAAACAATAGACTCAAGTAATTTAAAGCAATTATTAGGTGCAGCAAAACAATGCGACATCTTACATGCTCATGCTTCAAAAGCGCATACTCTGGGCGTTTTTCTTAAATTATTGACAAGAAAACCCCTTGTATACACAAGAAGGGTGGATTATAAACAAAAAAAGATATCAAAACTTAAGTATTTACTAACAGACAAAGTAGTGTGTGTTGCAAAATCTATTGAAAAAGATTTATATGAAAACTTTCACATTCAGGCAGAAACTATTTACAGCTCTGTAGATTTTGATTTGATTGACAAAGTAGATATAAAAAAAGTAGAAACTATTAAAAAGCAATACGGACCCTTAATAATTGGAAACATTGGAGCGCTAACTGCTCAAAAAGATCACAAAACTCTAATTGATGCAGCAAGCCAGCTTGATAAAAGCTATACTTTCCTGATACTTGGCGAAGGAAATTTAAAGCAAGAGTTAGAGATATACGCAAAACAAAAAGGTGTTAACAATATTGTGTTTTTGGGTTTTAGGGATGATATACAAAACTATCTGGCTGCATTTGATCTGTTTGTAATATCATCCCAAAACGAAGGTATATGTTCAAGCATACTTCAGGCATTTTTATTTAAAATACCTGTTGTTGCAACAAATGCTGGCGGAGTAAGTGAGCTTATTGGTGATAACCAAAGGGGCTTAATTGTTCCTATTAAAGATGCTAAAAAGTTATCTGAAAACATTCAAAGACTTATTTTAGACAAAGAGCTTTCTAAAAAACTTGCAAACCAAGCGTTTGAGTTTGTTAAGGATTTTAACTATAAGATTGCGTCAAAAAAATACCTTGATATTTACAATAACCTTTCAAAGAAAGTTTGATTTTAAAAGAAATTTTGTATAAAATGCACTAAGTTTTGGAGAAAAATTTGTTGATTGACGATTTAAAATTGCCTAAATCTTACTTTAAAAGCATAGAATTTACAATGCAAGTAGGATGTTCTGTGGGCTGCAATTTTTGCCCTCAAGGTATATTTGTAAAAAACTATAAGTCAAACATAAAAAGCTTTACGCTTGAAACTTTTAAAAAAGCGCTTACAAACATCAAAAACTCTACAATTGAAGAAGTAAAATTCAGCGGCTTTAGCGAACCATTAGAAAACAGCGATATTTATGATTGTATATTAGAAGCCTATACACAAGGCTTTCGTGTTGAGCTCATAACAACGCTAAAAAACTTTTCAGAGACTGGCTTTAAAAAAATAAAAGATTTGCCCATAAAATGCCACGTAAGCATACAGCCGCCCAATTTAAACAATAGGAAGGGTCTAAGCGATGCGACAGCGTGGAACAATGTAGAGCAGCTTTTATCTTTAAAGCCAAAATGTGAGCTTGTATTTGGCTGCTTGGATAACGGCTTAACACAACAAAACAAAAATGACTTGCAAAATATTGAAAACAGACTCAATATAGCAATAAAGTATGAAAGATACACAACAAGGGCAGGGTATGCGGGTTCTGTCTTAAAAACAAATGCTCACAAAAAACTTGTTTGCAAGCACAATTTAGGTCAAGTTGCTCTGCCAAATGGCGATTTAGCTTTATGCTGTATGGATTTTGGGCTAAAGCATATTGTAGGAAATATTTTTAGTGAGCACTACAATGATATTTTAAACGGTGAAAAACTTAAAAGTATAGTGCAAATAATGCTTGGCCAAAAAGAAGGTGAAATTTTGTGTCAAACCTGCGAGTATGCAAAAGCAATACCAGGCTTCTTAAGTCCTAAATGTTATGTAAACGCGCGAGAGTCTTTTAAAAATCTCCGCGATAAACTTGTCCCCAAAAATAGTTCAACCAGAAAAAAGCTTGATGCGCTATTTAGATAATTAAACCAGATTTAAAGAGGCTTTTGCATCTATTAAATCAAAATCAAATGTTGCAAGATCCATCCTGAATTGAGCAGCTTTTGCTATCATCAAAGCATTATCAGTACAAAGACTAATTGAAGGCAAATATAAATTTAAATTATTTTCCGTGGCAAGTTGACTCATCTGTTGTCTAAGTAATGAATTTGCACTAACACCACCTGCCAACACAAGTCTACTTATTTTATATTTTTTTAATGCTAAAAGTGTTTTTTCACACAATACATCAACACAAGCCTTTTGGAATGAAGCTGCTACATCGCATATAAAAGTTTTTGACAGGTCTTTTGATTTTTCGACAAGGTTTTTGACATATGTCTTAACACCACTAAAGCTAAAATTAAGCGTGTTCTTTTGAGACAAACCCTTTGGAATTCTGAAACTATAAGGGTTGCCATTTTTTGACAATCTGTCAATAACTGGACCGCCAGGATAGCCAAGCCCAAGAATCCTTGCTACTTTATCAAAGGCCTCCCCGACCGCATCATCTAAGGTTTTCCCAAGTAATTGATACTTACCGAATTTTTCTACCAGAAAAAGATGCGTATGTGCACCAGAAACAATAAGAACAATAAATGGAAAATCTATGTCGTTTTCAATAAAGTTTGCAAAAATATGACCTTCTATGTGATTTATCGGTATTATGGGCAAATGGTATCTATATGCTAAACCTTTCGCATAACTTACACCTACAAGTAATGATGGCAAAAGTCCAGGACCAATTGTAACTGCAATAAAATCTATATCTTTTATATTACACTGAGCTTGTTTTAAAGCTTCCTTTGTAGCCTGGTCAATATTTTCAAAATGGGTTCTAGCAGCCTGTTCGGGCATTATGCCCCCATATGCTTCGTGGACAAAATTTTGCGATATAACTATGTTTGATTTTTTGCCTTCACCCAAAATTGCACAAGATGTATCATCGCAAGATGTATCAAACGCCAAGATTATTGACATTGAATCAAGTTCTCCTTAATATCTTTAAGGTATGGCTTTAGTTTATCTTTTAAATGAACAATAGCTTCATAATCTACAATATTGTCATGTCCAATAACTATAACATTTTTGCCTTGCTTTGCAAGTTTTATTGCATCAAGCAAATTATGTTTTACATAATTAAAACGTTTTTTATTATCGATAAACATATCCCGTACAGCGTAAGGTACTTTGTATCGACAAGCAAGTTTGTAGCCTACACTATTTGGTGTAGTCAGGCTATCCACAAAAAAAAGGTTATGTTGTTTCAAAAACTCCATAACATCGCTCATCTTAACTGAGCTTTGCAAGAATTTTGAACCCATGTGGTTATTAAAACCGCTTGCACAAGGGATATTGCGCATAGCCCTGTCTAATTGTTCAAATATATCTTTTTTTGAGTCAGACACTCTTAGAAAAAGTGGATAATTGTTATTTAAATACTTATCTATAGACTCGCTTGGCATATGCAGCATTACAGTATATCCCTTTTTACAAAAATCACCCGACATATGAACAAAAGGTGTATCTGGTATAAAAGAAAAGGCTAAAGGCAAATTGATATCCAGAAATTTTTGCATAACATAGTGATCATAGCCCATATCGTCGATTATTATAGAAATACTGCCTTTAGCAAAAGAAAGTTTAGGAAACAATAAAAAGCTTAGAAAGAGCCATAAAATGAAGCTCTTCCCAAGCAAAATATTTATTTTTTGGGCCATTCTGCAATCTGGGCTTTCAATATATTAATAGCTGTTAAAAGCTGGAAGTCCTGAGTAGTTTGTGGCTCTTGAATAACTTGCTGTGGTTTTGATTGTTCTGTTTCGTTGCTTGTTAGATGATTAATAAGGTTTTCTTCTCTTAGGGCATAGCCAAAATCTTCCTGCTCTACCTTTGCGGGTTTTACTTCAACATTTGGTACAATGCCAACAGCCTGTATACTATGGCCATCTGGTGTGTAGTATTTTGCAGTTGTAAGTCTTAGGGCATAACCATCTTCAAGAGGTATTATGCTTTGTACACTTCCTTTTCCAAAACTTCTTGTACCTACAAGAACAGCTGTTTTATGATCTTTCAGGCATCCTGCTACGATTTCTGCAGCTGAAGCTGTTCCAGAGTTTATCAAAACTGCGATAGGCATATGCGGTACTTTTTCGTCTTTTGCATAAAATACCTGATCGTCGCTTTTATTTCTACCTTTAATTGATACAATTACACCTTTATTTACAAAAAGGTTTGATACGCCAATTGCTTCGGTTAATAAACCGCCTGGGTTATCTCTTAAATCAATCACAAGACCTTTAATATGTTTTTTCTCCAATGCATCAAGTGCATTTTTTACAGCTTTTGTTGTACCTTCTTGAAACTGGATAATTCTTATGTAGCCTATACCATCTAAGTCTTTATAATCCACGCTTTTTATGTGTATAATTTCTCGCTTTATATTAAAAATCAATGGCTTTTTCTCGTTCTTTCTTCCAATAACAAGCCTTACTTCACTACCTGGTTTGCCTCTTAGTAACTTTACCGCTTCATCTAAGCTCATGCCCAGAGTGCTTTTGTTATTTATCTGTAGTATTATATCTCCTGCTTTAATACCCGCTTTGTAGGCTGGTGTTCCTTCAATAGGTGTAACAACTGTTATCAGTCCGTCTTTTAGCGTAATTGATGTACCAATACCACCAAACTCTCCTGATGTAGATACCTGCAAATCTTTATATTCTTGTGGCGTCATAAATGCTGAGTGTGGATCAAGTGAGCTTACCATGCCTTTTGTGGCATTTATTATGAGCTCAGATGGACTTACTTTGTCAACATACTGAGACTGCACTATAGCTAGAACTTGAGAAAACATTTTTAAATCATTGTATTGATTTGATGTAGCTTCCGTTGGTGTAACACGAAAACTCAAAACAGCTGTAGCAATAATAAGTAGACTGACAACTATGCCTACTAAAAATAAAAAGCGGTTTTTCATAAACCTAACCTCCTAAATATCTTCTATTGATAAAATTTAATGGATTAACAGGAACCGAACCTTTCCTTAATTCAAAATGTAAAATATCACCACTTAGATGACCAATAATCTGACCTTCATTAACCATCTGACCCTTTGACACATTTGGATTTACATGCGCATATATACTATAGTAATCATTCAAATGATTTATAATTATAACGCCGCCTAGACCAGGAATTGTTCCAACATAGTCTACCTGACCTTTTGCTATGGCTCTAATTGGCGAGCCTGCTTTCGCTTTTATATCTATGCCATCATTTCTGGTTTGCACATTAAATACTGGGTTTGTTTTTACACCAAAATTATCAACAATAACACCTTCAACGGGCGGTCTTAAGCCTGTGTGTAAATTTTCAAGTTTCATTCTGCTTTCTGCTTCTTCCTGTTGTTTTTTTAACTCTTGAGCCTTTTTGTATTGTTGGAGTTTTAGTAGTCTTTGTCTTTCAAGCTCCCTTTGTCGTTTAAGTTCTTCCTGTCTTCTAATTTCTTCTTGTATTATTTTATTTAATACTGATTGTAAATAATTCCTTTGCCTTTGAAGGTAAACTATATCATTAATGTAAGCTTGTTTCAACCGTGCTGCTTCTTGTGCCAGTACAGCTATTTTGTTTTTTTGCTGTGCAATGGCATTTTTTTGTTCATTTATGCTGGCAATTAATTTTAGCTGATTGTTTTTTTTGAGTACAAGCTCCTGCTTTTGTTTGTTTAACAACACCTGATGTTCCATGTATGATTTTATTCGCCCTTGTAAATAATGCGCAATTTTTTTATTCATGTATTCGTAATAAAGTCCTTGTGGAAAATATTTTTCAATATTATAAAAGTAATAATAGGCTTTAAGGGCTTTTGAACTTTTGGACTTTTCTTCGTTTAATTTTATAGTTAGTTCTTCTATGCTTTTATTTAAACTCTCAATTTCTGCTGATAATTTTTTTAAATTTTCTTCTTGAGCGCGCAGTTTTTTTTCCAAAACCTGTACTTTTGCATTAAGATCTCTTAATTGGTTGGTGTATGTTATATATTTTTTTTCTGCGAGATTGTAGTGATACTGTTTGTTTGAAATCGATGTGTTTATTTGTTTTATTTGACTTTCTAATTCCTGTTTTTGGCTACCATAAGCTAAAACAGTGCAAAGAAGGGTTATTAAGACTACAAGAAGTGCACTAAATTTTTTCATCTTCAATAAAAAACACAAACAAACTCAAAATTGTCAAGATTATAAGCGAAAAAACTATATATAAACCTGAACTTACGCCAAAAGAAATCAATATATCGTTTTGATAAGCTGGTACTAAATTGATATAATTAATGTACAAAAACATTATGATAGAACCTAAAATTACTGAAAACAAGCTCGCAAATAACCATGAAACAATTGTTTGTTTTAAAAAAATTAAAAAAATCCTTAATCTTTTTATACCAAATAGCTTTAGTTTATTGTAATTGCTGCGTTGTAAATCGTACGAAATTTTTAAAAGCAAAGCTAAAATAATAATTTCAAGTAATATAAAAGTGCCAAGCAAAACATACGAAAATTCTTTAAAAGTTAGTGTGGTTTGGCTGATATTTGCAAACAAACCCTTTGGAATACGCA
This sequence is a window from Desulfurella sp.. Protein-coding genes within it:
- a CDS encoding glycosyltransferase family 4 protein, whose protein sequence is MKILHLDTQKGFRGGEQQLIYLAEGLRELGIDSIIAAKDELYKKAGAMGFETIDSSNLKQLLGAAKQCDILHAHASKAHTLGVFLKLLTRKPLVYTRRVDYKQKKISKLKYLLTDKVVCVAKSIEKDLYENFHIQAETIYSSVDFDLIDKVDIKKVETIKKQYGPLIIGNIGALTAQKDHKTLIDAASQLDKSYTFLILGEGNLKQELEIYAKQKGVNNIVFLGFRDDIQNYLAAFDLFVISSQNEGICSSILQAFLFKIPVVATNAGGVSELIGDNQRGLIVPIKDAKKLSENIQRLILDKELSKKLANQAFEFVKDFNYKIASKKYLDIYNNLSKKV
- a CDS encoding SPASM domain-containing protein — its product is MLIDDLKLPKSYFKSIEFTMQVGCSVGCNFCPQGIFVKNYKSNIKSFTLETFKKALTNIKNSTIEEVKFSGFSEPLENSDIYDCILEAYTQGFRVELITTLKNFSETGFKKIKDLPIKCHVSIQPPNLNNRKGLSDATAWNNVEQLLSLKPKCELVFGCLDNGLTQQNKNDLQNIENRLNIAIKYERYTTRAGYAGSVLKTNAHKKLVCKHNLGQVALPNGDLALCCMDFGLKHIVGNIFSEHYNDILNGEKLKSIVQIMLGQKEGEILCQTCEYAKAIPGFLSPKCYVNARESFKNLRDKLVPKNSSTRKKLDALFR
- the tsaD gene encoding tRNA (adenosine(37)-N6)-threonylcarbamoyltransferase complex transferase subunit TsaD, which encodes MSIILAFDTSCDDTSCAILGEGKKSNIVISQNFVHEAYGGIMPEQAARTHFENIDQATKEALKQAQCNIKDIDFIAVTIGPGLLPSLLVGVSYAKGLAYRYHLPIIPINHIEGHIFANFIENDIDFPFIVLIVSGAHTHLFLVEKFGKYQLLGKTLDDAVGEAFDKVARILGLGYPGGPVIDRLSKNGNPYSFRIPKGLSQKNTLNFSFSGVKTYVKNLVEKSKDLSKTFICDVAASFQKACVDVLCEKTLLALKKYKISRLVLAGGVSANSLLRQQMSQLATENNLNLYLPSISLCTDNALMIAKAAQFRMDLATFDFDLIDAKASLNLV
- a CDS encoding divergent polysaccharide deacetylase family protein, with amino-acid sequence MAQKINILLGKSFILWLFLSFLLFPKLSFAKGSISIIIDDMGYDHYVMQKFLDINLPLAFSFIPDTPFVHMSGDFCKKGYTVMLHMPSESIDKYLNNNYPLFLRVSDSKKDIFEQLDRAMRNIPCASGFNNHMGSKFLQSSVKMSDVMEFLKQHNLFFVDSLTTPNSVGYKLACRYKVPYAVRDMFIDNKKRFNYVKHNLLDAIKLAKQGKNVIVIGHDNIVDYEAIVHLKDKLKPYLKDIKENLIQCQ
- a CDS encoding S41 family peptidase → MKNRFLFLVGIVVSLLIIATAVLSFRVTPTEATSNQYNDLKMFSQVLAIVQSQYVDKVSPSELIINATKGMVSSLDPHSAFMTPQEYKDLQVSTSGEFGGIGTSITLKDGLITVVTPIEGTPAYKAGIKAGDIILQINNKSTLGMSLDEAVKLLRGKPGSEVRLVIGRKNEKKPLIFNIKREIIHIKSVDYKDLDGIGYIRIIQFQEGTTKAVKNALDALEKKHIKGLVIDLRDNPGGLLTEAIGVSNLFVNKGVIVSIKGRNKSDDQVFYAKDEKVPHMPIAVLINSGTASAAEIVAGCLKDHKTAVLVGTRSFGKGSVQSIIPLEDGYALRLTTAKYYTPDGHSIQAVGIVPNVEVKPAKVEQEDFGYALREENLINHLTSNETEQSKPQQVIQEPQTTQDFQLLTAINILKAQIAEWPKK
- a CDS encoding peptidoglycan DD-metalloendopeptidase family protein produces the protein MKKFSALLVVLITLLCTVLAYGSQKQELESQIKQINTSISNKQYHYNLAEKKYITYTNQLRDLNAKVQVLEKKLRAQEENLKKLSAEIESLNKSIEELTIKLNEEKSKSSKALKAYYYFYNIEKYFPQGLYYEYMNKKIAHYLQGRIKSYMEHQVLLNKQKQELVLKKNNQLKLIASINEQKNAIAQQKNKIAVLAQEAARLKQAYINDIVYLQRQRNYLQSVLNKIIQEEIRRQEELKRQRELERQRLLKLQQYKKAQELKKQQEEAESRMKLENLHTGLRPPVEGVIVDNFGVKTNPVFNVQTRNDGIDIKAKAGSPIRAIAKGQVDYVGTIPGLGGVIIINHLNDYYSIYAHVNPNVSKGQMVNEGQIIGHLSGDILHFELRKGSVPVNPLNFINRRYLGG